Part of the candidate division TA06 bacterium genome, TGCCGTTGGCGATCTAATTTCGCAGAGCTGACGCTACCAGGGCTGCGTCAGCGACATCTTGGCTAACAACGTAATTTATGCCATTAGATCTCTCTTACTAATGGGAGCGTATATTAGTAGACATTCCGGTTTCTTTTAAATCCAATATAATTAGCGTATTTAGCGTGTTTCGGTGGAAAAAAGTCTACTATTATCCGCTCTGATTAGTATTTCTGCGCCGCGCAGGCGCGCCCTCCTGCCCTTGGCGAATTCGAACCACCGGCCCCTTGACCCCCAGTCAAGCGCGCTAACCGGCGGACACATCCCATTAATCCAATCAAAATAACGTTGGCCTTGGCGTCTTCACAATTTTCGGAACGGGCCTAGGCACTATGGCGCCCCTACTGCGCCAATCCCCGGCGGTAGGCATTCCGCACTCCGGCCTGGTCCTGGATATACATCTCATTGGCGGGATCAAGGTCCGAGGCCTTTTTGTAGGATTCCAGGGCCTTGTCGTAGCTTCCCAGAGCTTCGTAGGCCACGCCGATATTGTGCCATAACCCCGGATCCCCGGGCAGGGATGCCGCCGAACGTTCCCAGATCTCAACCGCCCGCTGCCAGTCTCCGGCCTTGGCGTACTTGGCGCCGATCTGGCTGGGGTCGGCTTTGCTTTTAAGCAGCCTTTTGGTGACATTCACATAATGAGGGGAGATGTCGCCCACGAAGGAGTCGGTAACCGCGGTCAGCAATCCGCTAAGGATCTGGTCGTCGCCGGGGACATTATCCTTGAACCACTTGTTGTAGCTGGCCGACTGGGACTTGCTGGCCGCCACCTTGCCGGAAGCGATGTCTATCAGCCGGTAGTTGATGGAGACCGTGCCGCTCTTGGTGGTCCGTTCTTCGTCCACCAGCACTGTTTTCATGATCTCTTCCTTGACCTTGTATTTTTTGCCGGTGAAAATGTTCTTCCTTTCCACTTCCTCGTAGCGGCCGGTTCCTTCCTTGCGCTCCACCTTCTCCATCCGTTTGGAGGTCTCCACCTTGTAGGCCAGTATCTCGCCGGTGATGATGGCGTCCACCCCCAGCAGGCCGCCCAGTTGTTTGACCGTGCCGGGGTCCACCGCTCCGGTCAGGTTGAACTTGTGCTCGGACATCACCGACTGGATTTTCTCCCGCTCCACCATCTCGTAATAGCCCTGTTCGGCCAGCTTGGAGACCAGCACGTTGCCCACTCCCGGCCCCAGGTTCCGGTTGTAAGGGTCCACGAAGTCCACCACCGCCACCCGCTTGATGGCCGGGATGTCCAGCCTGGGCTTTTCGGTCCGGCGGATGGCCACGAAGACTGGCCCGCAGGAAACTACCGCCAGAATAATGACTGCAACTAAAACCAGATATTTCTTCATTTCAACTCCAAGTTATTTTATATTCGCCACAAAGACTCACCCATTAAAAGGCACAAGCATGCACTGAGCAAAGCCGAAGTGTCACAAAAATCACTATTCACAATTTACAATTCACGATTTGGCTTGGTGCCTTTGTGCCACTTTGATAAACTCAGTGCATCGCTTGGTGGCAAAGTTCTACTGCTTGCGGCCCAGCTTCTGGTCCCGTTCCTGGTTCCAGCGGACCCACTCATCCTGGCTGTCGATGATGGGATTGAAGTTCACTATGCCATAGGTGCCGTCGGCGTTGATGGTGATCTCCATCTGGGCCTTGACGATCTGGACCCACTGCTCCAGCTTGACCTCGCGCGGGCCGGCGATCTCCTGCGGCCCTTCGATCTCGCCCTCGCGGCCGCCTTGTTTCTTCTTTTGGTTGGCGAAGAAGTCGGGGTTGACCTCCACCTTGACCTCGCCCTGGTACACCGCCACCTTGGTGCTGCTGTCGGGCATCACCGACATCCGGTAGATGGTGCCCCGGACCGCGGCCACCGCGGTGGGCGATTCCAGCTCAAACTTGCTTTTTTTGCTGACCTTGTTGACGTTGGCCCAGACCTTGCCGCTCCAGACCTTGCCGCTGGCGGTCAGTCCCTTTTTGGAATCCTTCTTCAGCTCGTCTATAGCCAGCTGGGTGTTGGCGTCCACCCGGATGATGCTGCCGTCCGAGAAGGCGATCTCGGCCCGGGCGTCCTCGGTGCTTTTGACCTTTTCCCCGGCGGCCAGCGGCTGGTCAAAGGTCACTTTCTTCCAACTGTCCTTTTGCGGCTTCTGGGTCTTGACGTCGCCCACCACGAACGAGATCTTGGCCACCGGGGTGGCCTTGGCGGTAAGCTGCACCGCGGTAACAGTCAGGCAGGCCAGTAAGACCGCCGCCAACAGCCACAACATACCGGTTTGTTTTTTAATAATTCCGATCACTTTGTACCCCCCTTATATTGTAAATTGTAAATCGTAAATCGTGAATTCGCCTTTTAGCGGACGACCTTAGCCCGCAGCCTGAGATTGATGCGGTTGGCGGTGCGGC contains:
- a CDS encoding tetratricopeptide repeat protein; amino-acid sequence: MKKYLVLVAVIILAVVSCGPVFVAIRRTEKPRLDIPAIKRVAVVDFVDPYNRNLGPGVGNVLVSKLAEQGYYEMVEREKIQSVMSEHKFNLTGAVDPGTVKQLGGLLGVDAIITGEILAYKVETSKRMEKVERKEGTGRYEEVERKNIFTGKKYKVKEEIMKTVLVDEERTTKSGTVSINYRLIDIASGKVAASKSQSASYNKWFKDNVPGDDQILSGLLTAVTDSFVGDISPHYVNVTKRLLKSKADPSQIGAKYAKAGDWQRAVEIWERSAASLPGDPGLWHNIGVAYEALGSYDKALESYKKASDLDPANEMYIQDQAGVRNAYRRGLAQ
- a CDS encoding FecR domain-containing protein, yielding MIGIIKKQTGMLWLLAAVLLACLTVTAVQLTAKATPVAKISFVVGDVKTQKPQKDSWKKVTFDQPLAAGEKVKSTEDARAEIAFSDGSIIRVDANTQLAIDELKKDSKKGLTASGKVWSGKVWANVNKVSKKSKFELESPTAVAAVRGTIYRMSVMPDSSTKVAVYQGEVKVEVNPDFFANQKKKQGGREGEIEGPQEIAGPREVKLEQWVQIVKAQMEITINADGTYGIVNFNPIIDSQDEWVRWNQERDQKLGRKQ